The Scyliorhinus canicula chromosome 13, sScyCan1.1, whole genome shotgun sequence genome contains a region encoding:
- the LOC119975611 gene encoding probable G-protein coupled receptor 148: MVAFLGFDVSNSTVILSGIRFSNATNDSEVCSITVEGVRAQHLNIFLISLALCLVGTLLANPLLLMVILLKKSFRRETRYLLLANILVADLIFLFLNSFIAISIAVQQCMPSLLCDFLVIGRTISDFSSVLTITVMAIDTYIAVSLPLRYVAIIHPSRTVKLVIVIWILASVYPFILLTAILAKQPALSHGHKMCLMLLSPNMCPFSRQFILGINIFLVFSVLTCFLLVLYCYIMLYCKTRGSGIWDSLNSRARVTLLIHGIVLFLYFGPCLIFSLEIVFSDSHLINASTRMWLYNINIHVFMMIPRLLCPYLYGLRYRELAEAVKRLFIIGRHRVHAINR, encoded by the coding sequence ATGGTGGCTTTTCTTGGGTTCGATGTTTCCAATTCCACTGTGATCCTGTCGGGCATTAGGTTTTCCAATGCCACCAATGACAGTGAGGTCTGCAGCATCACAGTTGAAGGTGTGCGCGCTCAGCATTTGAACATTTTTCTCATCTCTCTAGCCCTGTGCCTCGTTGGCACACTGCTGGCCAACCCACTGCTTCTCATGGTTATTTTGTTGAAAAAAAGTTTCCGTCGGGAAACAAGGTATCTGCTTCTGGCCAACATACTAGTGGCTGACCTCATTTTCCTCTTCCTGAACAGCTTTATAGCAATTAGCATTGCAGTGCAGCAGTGCATGCCCAGTCTCCTTTGTGACTTTCTAGTTATTGGGCGGACTATATCTGACTTCAGCAGTGTCCTAACCATTACCGTTATGGCGATTGATACCTATATAGCAGTTAGTTTGCCACTGCGTTACGTGGCGATAATTCACCCGTCACGAACTGTCAAACTTGTAATTGTGATTTGGATTCTTGCGTCAGTCTACCCATTCATCTTATTAACTGCGATCCTGGCAAAGCAGCCAGCTCTCAGTCATGGCCACAAGATGTGTCTCATGTTGCTGAGCCCAAATATGTGCCCCTTCAGCCGCCAGTTCATATTAGGTATCAACATTTTCCTTGTGTTCAGTGTTTTGACCTGTTTCTTGCTGGTGCTGTACTGCTACATCATGCTGTACTGTAAAACCAGGGGCTCAGGCATCTGGGACAGCCTCAACTCCAGGGCAAGAGTGACCCTGCTGATACATGGAATCGTGCTCTTCCTATATTTTGGTCCCTGTTTGATTTTCAGCTTGGAGATAGTATTCAGCGACTCACATCTCATCAACGCCAGCACCAGAATGTGGCTCTACAACATCAACATTCATGTTTTCATGATGATCCCACGACTGCTGTGCCCTTACTTATATGGCCTGAGGTACAGAGAACTTGCAGAGGCAGTCAAGAGGCTATTCATCATTGGAAGGCATCGCGTACATGCAATAAACAGATAG